The region TTGTCATTGGGGAGACTCAAACAAAAGAAAATAATCAGTTACTGAAAAGTGAATTATTAGTAGCTCCCCATAGTTATCGTTGGGCTAAAAAGCTCTTAAATTATGACACGACTATCACGTGGACGGTGTCTGATACCTCTCTTGAAACACCATCAGATAATAGCCAAGCACTTCCTCTTAAAGGAGGCGAGACGGCATGAAAAATTGGCTGACTATTTTGTTAAGAATGGTGGTTGTCTTGGTTATTGGAAGTTATATGACGTGGCCTGTTGTGGCTGAGGAGTATGATAGTCAAGTGGAAAGTCAGGCAGGTGTCAGTTTTCTGCCTGCTCCGGAACGTCCCCTTTACCCAGAACTATCAGAAAATCTGGCAGAAGATAAGGACGATCTAACTGAAAAAGAAACGTGGAAGCAAGAAATGCCTCAAAATTTACCACAAACAGGAGAGAAAACTAGCATACCAAGTGGCGTTTTCTTGCTAACAAGTGTGTGGTTAGTTAGCTATATTAGAAGGAAACTTCTTGATTATAAATTATAAAAACATTTAAAGGAGAAATTAATATGTCTAAATTTGTAACAGGGTTATTAGTATCAGTTATCACAGTAGGAGGTATGTCAGCAGGAGTAGTTGTTAATGCAGCTGAAGTGAGCGACAAGAATGATTCAAAAGGAAGTGTGGCTTTTGAAGCAGGTAAATTAGAATTTGTAACACCACAAGACCTTGATGGGGAAGGTAATTTAGTTAATAAGGCTGATAAATCAGTACCAGATTTTCGTTTTGAAAAACAAAAGGTTGGACAAGGTAAAAATGATATTCCATTGATTAAAGAAAGTGCTGCGATTGCTTTTGCAGGCTTAACAGATTTTTCAGGTAATGGAGCAGGTTGGACTGTTAAATTACAAGCAACCGATTTTTCAACTAAAAATGGCTCAGCAACACCTGGTTATCCAGAAACGAAAGCAGTT is a window of Vagococcus intermedius DNA encoding:
- a CDS encoding WxL domain-containing protein gives rise to the protein MSKFVTGLLVSVITVGGMSAGVVVNAAEVSDKNDSKGSVAFEAGKLEFVTPQDLDGEGNLVNKADKSVPDFRFEKQKVGQGKNDIPLIKESAAIAFAGLTDFSGNGAGWTVKLQATDFSTKNGSATPGYPETKAVSPSLTGLVINIENTVKDIFASDGSKTDAKGVPAAVNANGDAAVTIAEAPTEGESQFLFDLSKTTLDIPAKDARKAQATVDYTSNLTWTVEANVESNGQTAALPSK